A portion of the Actomonas aquatica genome contains these proteins:
- a CDS encoding flavin reductase family protein, which produces MLVDFEKLAGPKAYHWMTAIIAPRPIAWVSSMGPEGQVNLAPFSFFTGITSRPPTLMFVPINQHDGTPKDTMRNIEATGEFVVNVVTDDLAETMNATAAMLPYGESEFEAGGIEAAKCEQVKAPRVAAARIALECKLDRIVKIGDEPGVANCVFGRILWAHVSDEILNTEGRIDPTKLDLTGRMGGDDYVRAREKFSIGRPPR; this is translated from the coding sequence ATGTTGGTCGATTTTGAGAAGCTCGCGGGCCCGAAGGCCTACCACTGGATGACGGCGATCATTGCGCCCCGGCCGATTGCCTGGGTGTCGTCGATGGGGCCGGAGGGTCAGGTGAACCTGGCGCCATTTTCGTTTTTCACCGGGATCACGTCCCGGCCGCCGACGTTGATGTTTGTGCCGATCAATCAGCACGACGGCACGCCCAAGGACACGATGCGCAATATCGAGGCGACGGGCGAGTTTGTGGTCAACGTGGTGACCGACGATCTGGCCGAGACGATGAACGCCACGGCGGCGATGTTGCCGTATGGCGAGAGCGAGTTTGAGGCCGGCGGCATCGAGGCCGCGAAGTGTGAGCAGGTAAAGGCCCCGCGCGTGGCGGCGGCTCGCATCGCGCTGGAGTGCAAGTTGGACCGCATCGTGAAGATCGGCGATGAGCCGGGCGTGGCCAACTGCGTGTTCGGCCGCATCCTGTGGGCGCACGTGAGTGATGAGATTTTGAATACGGAAGGCCGGATCGACCCGACCAAGCTCGACCTGACGGGTCGTATGGGCGGCGACGACTACGTGCGCGCCCGCGAGAAGTTCAGTATCGGTCGACCGCCGCGCTGA
- a CDS encoding alkaline phosphatase D family protein — MLFSLVSLRRGLALLLALALAVALPWVAAKDEDGYARILQGPMLGAVSPTTQLIWVRVSHPGDVAVVYGTDPWLEAEDTRISKTVTAADGDDRIVKIELTGLAPATTYHYRVQVAGRVDKYVAELPAWSFRTAPAVGTPAVFRVAFGSCLRLQTQPSDRIWTGLAAWSPDLFLWLGDNIYGDSRDPHVLAEEYRRMHDVQPLKPLLRSVPQLAIWDDHDFGLNNHDRTHPEKAAAYTVFRDYWANPAFGEAGNPAVYFQFNYGGVDFFMLDVRMYRDPNKEDVAHKTMLGARQLAWLKAGLQASTAPFKVLVSGSGWSGSKGEHGDAWSAFLEERDGLFDFLRDEEIGGVVLVSGDTHQGELNAMPWSDRGGYDLYEFVSSPLGQRPSQSWVVRYPEVRLRAGYTASSNVGVLEFDLSDDEPRLRFVLVDESGRRVWTPLEVRADELRNGVVSWPEKIDPAMQEAQARRAQGKPYFPAP; from the coding sequence ATGTTGTTTTCGCTCGTTTCTCTCCGTCGTGGTTTGGCTCTGCTGCTCGCGCTCGCGCTCGCGGTCGCGTTGCCGTGGGTCGCGGCCAAAGATGAGGATGGTTATGCCCGCATCCTCCAGGGGCCTATGCTCGGCGCCGTCTCGCCCACCACCCAGCTCATCTGGGTGCGGGTGAGCCACCCGGGCGACGTGGCCGTCGTCTACGGCACGGACCCGTGGCTGGAGGCGGAGGACACGCGTATCAGCAAAACGGTGACAGCGGCCGATGGCGACGATCGCATCGTGAAGATCGAGCTCACCGGGCTCGCTCCCGCCACCACCTACCACTACCGCGTTCAGGTGGCTGGTCGGGTCGACAAATATGTGGCCGAACTGCCGGCGTGGAGTTTCCGCACCGCGCCGGCGGTCGGCACCCCGGCCGTCTTCCGGGTGGCCTTTGGCTCCTGTCTGCGCCTGCAGACTCAGCCGTCCGACCGGATCTGGACAGGGCTCGCGGCGTGGTCGCCGGATCTCTTCCTCTGGTTGGGCGACAACATCTACGGGGACTCCCGCGATCCGCACGTGCTGGCCGAGGAGTATCGCCGCATGCACGACGTGCAGCCGCTCAAACCGCTGTTGCGCAGTGTGCCGCAACTGGCGATCTGGGACGATCACGACTTCGGGCTGAACAACCACGACCGCACGCATCCCGAAAAGGCTGCGGCCTACACCGTGTTTCGCGACTACTGGGCCAACCCGGCCTTTGGCGAAGCGGGTAATCCGGCGGTGTATTTTCAATTCAACTACGGCGGCGTCGATTTCTTCATGCTCGACGTGCGCATGTATCGCGACCCCAACAAGGAGGATGTTGCGCACAAGACGATGCTCGGCGCGCGTCAGCTGGCCTGGCTCAAGGCCGGTCTGCAGGCGAGCACGGCACCGTTCAAGGTGCTCGTGAGCGGCAGTGGCTGGAGCGGATCCAAGGGCGAGCACGGCGATGCGTGGTCGGCCTTCTTGGAGGAGCGGGACGGTTTGTTTGATTTCCTGCGCGACGAAGAAATCGGCGGCGTGGTGCTGGTGTCGGGTGACACCCACCAGGGTGAACTCAACGCCATGCCGTGGTCGGACCGCGGCGGTTACGATCTCTACGAATTTGTCAGCTCCCCGCTGGGACAGCGTCCGTCGCAAAGCTGGGTGGTGCGCTACCCGGAGGTGCGCTTGCGGGCGGGTTACACGGCGTCGTCGAATGTCGGTGTGCTGGAGTTTGATTTGAGCGACGACGAGCCGCGGCTGCGTTTCGTGCTGGTCGATGAAAGTGGTCGTCGCGTGTGGACGCCGCTCGAGGTGCGGGCCGACGAGTTGCGCAACGGAGTGGTGTCGTGGCCGGAGAAAATCGATCCCGCCATGCAGGAAGCGCAGGCGCGGCGCGCGCAGGGTAAGCCCTACTTTCCGGCCCCGTGA
- a CDS encoding GntP family permease, translating into MNVIAPLVSLLLAIAFIVVATTRWRLPPFLALLLAACAYGVASGLSPAETLVAITGGLGRTVAGIGIIIASGCIIGAVLEQTGAAMVMANAVLKVVGRSRTVLAMGLTGGVVSVPVFCDSGYVVLAPLVRSLARRAKQSIAALAVALSMGLYATHCLVPPTPGPVAAAEALSADLGQVIALGSLVAVVVIGVCCLFAMWAGRRWYIEPPAAQVAPAAGEAEEAGVVASLPRAFAPIVLPVALIALRSFFPGAEGSRWAATVTWLGDPNVALLLGALLALVLARRHGAAELGEWSGEALRSAGAIVLVTGAGGALGAVLRATPLAEAIGTQLASMDLGLFNIVLPFLVAAGLKTAQGSSTVAIVTTASLLAPLLPALGLDQGTVLTLTVLAIGAGSMTVSHVNDSYFWVITQMSGITVSQGYRLITLASAVAGGTAIVVIVILRFLLG; encoded by the coding sequence ATGAACGTTATCGCCCCGCTCGTATCCCTGCTCCTTGCCATTGCGTTCATCGTGGTTGCCACGACGCGGTGGCGATTGCCGCCCTTTCTGGCGCTGCTGCTCGCCGCCTGTGCCTACGGGGTGGCGTCGGGCCTGTCGCCGGCCGAAACGCTGGTCGCCATCACGGGCGGGCTCGGGCGGACCGTGGCCGGCATCGGCATCATTATTGCCAGCGGCTGCATCATCGGGGCCGTGCTCGAGCAAACGGGCGCGGCGATGGTGATGGCCAACGCGGTGCTGAAGGTCGTGGGCCGCTCGCGCACGGTGTTGGCCATGGGGCTTACGGGCGGCGTCGTGTCGGTGCCGGTGTTCTGTGATTCTGGATACGTGGTGCTGGCGCCGCTGGTGCGGTCGTTGGCGCGCCGGGCCAAACAATCGATCGCGGCGCTGGCGGTGGCCCTGAGCATGGGGCTTTACGCGACGCACTGCCTGGTGCCGCCCACGCCTGGGCCGGTGGCGGCGGCGGAGGCCTTGTCGGCGGATTTGGGTCAGGTGATCGCGCTGGGTTCGCTGGTGGCGGTCGTGGTGATCGGTGTCTGCTGTCTCTTTGCGATGTGGGCCGGGCGGCGTTGGTATATCGAACCGCCCGCGGCGCAGGTGGCGCCCGCGGCGGGTGAAGCGGAGGAGGCGGGCGTGGTGGCGAGTTTGCCGCGGGCGTTTGCGCCCATCGTGCTGCCGGTGGCGCTGATCGCGCTGCGTTCCTTTTTCCCGGGGGCGGAGGGCTCGCGCTGGGCGGCGACGGTGACGTGGTTGGGCGACCCCAATGTGGCGCTACTCCTCGGGGCGCTGCTGGCGCTGGTGCTGGCCCGTCGGCACGGGGCGGCGGAGTTGGGGGAGTGGTCCGGCGAGGCGTTGCGCAGCGCGGGGGCCATCGTGCTGGTGACGGGGGCGGGCGGCGCGCTGGGCGCGGTATTGCGGGCGACGCCGTTGGCGGAGGCGATCGGCACGCAATTGGCGTCGATGGACCTCGGTTTGTTCAACATCGTGCTGCCCTTTCTGGTGGCGGCCGGACTGAAGACCGCGCAGGGCTCGTCGACCGTGGCGATTGTGACGACGGCTTCGTTGTTGGCTCCGCTGTTGCCGGCGCTGGGACTGGACCAAGGCACGGTGCTGACCCTCACGGTGCTCGCCATCGGCGCAGGCTCGATGACGGTGTCGCACGTGAACGACAGTTACTTCTGGGTGATCACGCAGATGTCGGGCATCACCGTGTCGCAGGGTTACCGACTCATCACGCTGGCGTCGGCGGTGGCGGGTGGCACCGCTATCGTGGTGATCGTGATCCTACGCTTCCTGCTCGGTTGA
- a CDS encoding S24/S26 family peptidase, with the protein MFLLYPMRSPCQSKDSTSPAFVVICLLLASFLLPACSSPPLTVTVPRIERFTVRDPAASARDIDRALSQRADAYAASIPGARAWRGLGLSMEPLIPPDAWIVTEPIPYAELQRGQVVLYRGPDGRFIAHALAKPTRHGWIAVGVNNAGRADPTPITARNYLGVVTAAFTATPAKPGVVQ; encoded by the coding sequence ATGTTTTTACTCTACCCGATGCGCTCGCCTTGCCAATCCAAGGACTCCACTTCGCCCGCTTTTGTGGTGATTTGCCTCCTGCTCGCGAGCTTCTTGCTGCCCGCTTGCAGCAGCCCGCCCCTCACCGTCACGGTGCCCCGCATTGAGCGCTTCACGGTGCGCGACCCAGCCGCCTCCGCCCGCGACATCGACCGCGCCCTTTCGCAGCGCGCCGACGCCTACGCCGCCAGCATCCCCGGCGCCCGGGCCTGGCGCGGACTCGGCCTGTCGATGGAGCCACTCATCCCGCCCGACGCCTGGATCGTCACCGAACCCATTCCCTACGCCGAGCTGCAACGCGGCCAGGTGGTGCTCTACCGCGGCCCCGACGGCCGTTTCATCGCCCATGCCCTGGCCAAACCAACTCGCCACGGCTGGATCGCCGTCGGCGTCAATAACGCCGGCCGCGCCGACCCCACGCCAATCACCGCGCGCAACTACCTCGGCGTCGTCACCGCCGCCTTCACCGCCACGCCAGCGAAGCCGGGCGTGGTTCAATAA